Within Flavobacteriales bacterium, the genomic segment AAATTCCCATAACGCTCCATTTCATTCCATGATTCGGCGCCACTCAGTACTGAAGCAATAGATATGAAAACAATATCATCTAAAAGATGATAGCGAGTCCGTTCAACACGAGGATCTTTCATCCCTGAAAAATACAATAAGAAACCTCCTTCTCTCATTAGTATAAATATCTGATTATCAGATAAACATACGTATAATTAACGATAAAAACAATACAATTAACTGATATTTAGATAGTTATGATTTAGGTGCGTTTGCCCTGTATTCCTACTTCTTTGCTCATATTTTGTATTATTTCGTGTGTAAAATTACTGCTTCATTTTGATATTCCAATTTGGAACATCAAGTTTAAAACGGATGGAACTCGTCAATATCTTTCTGTAAATCTTCTGTTTGATTCACTAAATAAGC encodes:
- a CDS encoding transposase family protein; its protein translation is MREGGFLLYFSGMKDPRVERTRYHLLDDIVFISIASVLSGAESWNEMERYGN